A part of Tardiphaga sp. vice304 genomic DNA contains:
- a CDS encoding amino acid ABC transporter permease has product MSEPAFISNQLIPERAAPVKTTGVTGFVRNRLLNSPTNVLLTMTCLLLLWFSIVPAVKFLLIDAVWTGRDRTACLAETTGRAVGACWPFVQAKFSQFIYGFYPQPERWRVNLTFGLAALLLLPLLIPKLPAKSLNAGLFFIAFPIVAFFLLYGGGIRGFGIAWSEAALASFANALVDGGQQLAQATSLPMLSAVLRGLGGLIELTGYGLAILLWPLTFLRKFIESSSQPVWADFLATALIVSAIMFLVGGGFRNGWRALIASLTTFAGIAMVIAILRLDRQGLPVVATRMWGGLLVTMVVSVTGIVASMPVGIALALGRRSTIPLIRVFCVAFIEFWRGLPLITVLFFATYMLPLFLPGNFTVDGLVRVLIGIALFAGAYNAEVIRGGLNAIPRGQAEAASALGLSYRKTTGLVVMPQALRHVIPGLVNSFIAMLKDTSLVSIVALFDLLGQLRASFADPTWSTPSTLFTGFAFAGMIYFVLCFGMSRYSLFVEHRLNAHRRN; this is encoded by the coding sequence ATGAGCGAGCCCGCCTTCATCTCGAACCAACTGATCCCCGAGCGCGCCGCGCCCGTGAAGACGACCGGCGTAACCGGCTTCGTTCGCAACCGCCTGCTCAATTCACCGACCAACGTGCTGCTGACCATGACCTGCCTCCTGCTGTTGTGGTTCAGCATCGTTCCCGCGGTGAAATTCCTGCTGATCGACGCGGTCTGGACGGGCCGGGATCGCACGGCATGCCTTGCCGAAACCACCGGCCGGGCGGTCGGCGCGTGCTGGCCGTTCGTGCAGGCCAAGTTCAGCCAGTTCATCTATGGCTTCTATCCGCAGCCGGAGCGCTGGCGCGTCAACCTGACGTTTGGACTCGCAGCGCTGCTGTTGCTGCCGCTGCTGATTCCGAAACTGCCGGCCAAGAGCCTGAACGCCGGGCTGTTCTTCATCGCCTTCCCGATCGTGGCGTTCTTTTTGCTCTATGGCGGCGGCATCAGGGGTTTCGGCATCGCATGGAGCGAGGCCGCTCTGGCCAGCTTTGCCAACGCACTGGTCGACGGCGGCCAGCAACTCGCGCAAGCGACATCGCTGCCGATGCTGTCGGCAGTTCTTCGCGGGCTGGGCGGGTTGATCGAACTGACCGGCTACGGTTTGGCGATCCTTTTGTGGCCGCTGACGTTCCTGCGGAAATTCATCGAGAGCTCCAGCCAGCCGGTATGGGCCGACTTTCTCGCCACCGCACTGATCGTGTCAGCGATCATGTTTCTCGTCGGCGGCGGTTTTCGCAATGGCTGGCGGGCGCTGATCGCGAGCCTGACCACTTTCGCGGGGATCGCGATGGTGATCGCGATCCTGCGGCTCGACCGCCAGGGCCTGCCGGTCGTCGCCACGCGGATGTGGGGCGGGTTGCTGGTCACGATGGTGGTGTCGGTCACCGGTATCGTCGCCTCGATGCCGGTCGGCATCGCGCTGGCGCTGGGCCGGCGTTCCACCATTCCGCTAATCCGGGTGTTCTGCGTCGCCTTCATCGAATTCTGGCGCGGCCTGCCGTTGATCACGGTGCTGTTCTTTGCGACCTACATGCTGCCGCTGTTTCTGCCCGGCAATTTCACCGTCGATGGTCTGGTCCGCGTGCTGATCGGCATCGCGCTGTTCGCCGGTGCCTACAATGCCGAAGTGATCCGCGGCGGCCTCAACGCGATACCGCGCGGGCAGGCCGAGGCGGCGAGTGCACTGGGTCTGTCCTATCGGAAAACTACCGGTCTCGTGGTGATGCCGCAGGCGCTGCGCCATGTCATTCCCGGTCTCGTCAACTCCTTCATCGCGATGCTGAAGGACACCTCGCTGGTGTCGATCGTGGCGCTGTTTGACCTGCTCGGGCAGTTGCGCGCGTCGTTTGCCGATCCGACGTGGTCGACGCCCAGCACGTTATTCACCGGCTTTGCGTTCGCCGGCATGATCTACTTCGTGTTGTGTTTCGGCATGTCGCGCTATTCCCTGTTCGTCGAGCATCGTCTCAATGCTCACCGGCGCAATTGA
- a CDS encoding amino acid ABC transporter permease, which produces MTTEARPPPSQFAAKLRRALGGQAGWSGFAAQILFVALLVWIGYEIVANTRVNLAAQGIASGFGFLANTAGFGVSQSLIPYSETDRYTQVFLVGLVNTLVVSVIGIFFATIIGFAVGLGRMSPNWLLARMAGAYIELIRNLPLLFQLLFWYLAVLATLPSPRQSISLWNSFFLSNRGFGVPKPIAAAGFDAFAVAIVLSIIAALLLRVYARRTLFQSGRVIRIWPYAAALLIGLPVLAVALFGRPVTFQYPELRGFNFSGGSRVIPEFVALVLALSTYTAAFIAEIVRAGVQSVHKGQAEAGASLGLSRGATLRLIVVPQALRVILPPLTNQYLNLTKNSSLAVAIGYPDLFSVFAGTTLSQTGQAIEVIVITMGVYLAISLITSAIMSLYGWRFGRTQPA; this is translated from the coding sequence ATGACCACTGAAGCAAGACCGCCGCCGTCGCAGTTCGCCGCAAAGCTGCGACGGGCGCTGGGCGGGCAGGCGGGCTGGAGCGGCTTTGCGGCGCAGATCCTGTTCGTCGCCCTGTTGGTCTGGATCGGCTACGAGATCGTCGCCAACACGCGCGTCAACCTCGCCGCGCAGGGCATCGCCTCGGGTTTCGGCTTCCTCGCCAACACCGCCGGCTTCGGTGTCAGCCAGTCGCTGATCCCGTATTCCGAAACCGACAGGTACACGCAGGTCTTTCTCGTCGGCCTCGTCAACACGCTGGTGGTGTCGGTGATCGGAATCTTCTTCGCCACGATCATCGGCTTTGCGGTCGGGCTCGGGCGGATGTCGCCGAATTGGCTGCTGGCGCGGATGGCCGGCGCCTATATCGAACTGATCCGTAACCTGCCGCTGCTGTTTCAACTGTTGTTCTGGTATCTTGCCGTGCTCGCCACGCTGCCGAGCCCGCGACAGAGCATTTCGCTGTGGAACAGTTTCTTTCTCAGCAATCGCGGCTTTGGCGTGCCGAAGCCGATCGCAGCCGCGGGCTTCGATGCGTTTGCGGTCGCGATCGTCCTTTCGATCATCGCTGCGCTGCTGTTGCGCGTCTATGCGCGACGAACGCTGTTTCAGAGCGGCCGCGTGATCCGGATATGGCCTTATGCCGCCGCGCTGCTGATCGGTTTGCCGGTGCTGGCCGTGGCGCTGTTCGGCAGACCGGTGACGTTTCAATATCCCGAACTTCGCGGCTTCAATTTTTCCGGCGGCTCGCGCGTGATTCCCGAATTTGTCGCACTGGTGCTGGCGCTGTCGACCTACACCGCGGCCTTCATTGCCGAGATCGTTCGCGCCGGCGTGCAGTCGGTGCACAAGGGGCAGGCTGAGGCGGGAGCGTCGCTGGGCCTAAGTCGCGGCGCTACGTTGCGGCTGATCGTGGTGCCGCAGGCGCTGCGCGTGATCCTGCCGCCGCTCACCAACCAGTATCTCAACCTCACCAAGAACTCGTCGCTGGCCGTGGCTATCGGCTATCCCGATCTGTTCTCGGTGTTCGCCGGCACCACGTTGAGCCAGACCGGCCAAGCGATCGAGGTGATCGTCATCACGATGGGCGTCTATCTCGCCATTTCCCTGATCACCAGCGCCATCATGAGTCTTTACGGCTGGCGTTTCGGCCGGACGCAGCCCGCATGA
- a CDS encoding amino acid ABC transporter substrate-binding protein: MKRAILLCTLAMAGLSAQAASAQTLKTVKDRGMLSCGVSSGLPGFSAPDDKGNWAGFDVDICRAVAAAIFNDPTKVKYVPLSAKDRFTALQSGEIDVLSRNTTWTLSRDTSLGVNFAGITYYDGQGFLVRKSLKVNSALELNSASVCVQTGTTTEQNVADYFKGNNMKYEVIAFGTADETVKAYEAGRCDVFTSDVSGLYAERLKLAVPADHGVLPEVISKEPLGPLVRHGDDQWLDVVKWTLFALLNAEELGITQKNVDDMAKSDKPELKRVFGTDGNLGETLGLTKDWVARIVKATGNYGEVFDRNIGAGSKLGIARGLNALWNKGGIQYAPPIR; this comes from the coding sequence ATGAAACGCGCAATTTTGCTTTGCACCCTCGCCATGGCCGGGCTTTCCGCGCAAGCGGCCTCGGCGCAGACCCTGAAGACTGTCAAGGACCGCGGCATGCTGTCCTGCGGCGTGAGTTCCGGCCTGCCGGGCTTCTCGGCGCCCGACGACAAAGGCAATTGGGCCGGCTTCGACGTCGACATCTGCCGCGCCGTGGCGGCCGCGATCTTCAACGATCCGACCAAGGTCAAATATGTGCCGCTGTCGGCCAAGGACCGTTTCACCGCGCTGCAGTCCGGCGAAATCGACGTCTTGTCGCGCAACACCACCTGGACGCTGTCGCGCGACACCTCGCTCGGCGTCAACTTCGCCGGCATCACCTATTATGACGGCCAGGGATTCCTGGTGCGCAAGTCGCTGAAGGTCAACTCCGCCCTGGAACTGAACAGCGCCTCGGTCTGCGTGCAGACCGGCACCACCACCGAGCAGAACGTTGCCGACTACTTCAAGGGCAACAACATGAAGTACGAAGTGATCGCGTTCGGCACCGCCGATGAAACCGTCAAGGCCTATGAGGCCGGACGCTGCGACGTGTTTACCTCCGACGTCTCCGGCCTCTATGCCGAACGCCTCAAACTCGCCGTTCCCGCCGACCATGGCGTGCTGCCGGAAGTGATCTCCAAGGAGCCGCTGGGGCCGCTGGTGCGCCATGGCGACGACCAGTGGCTCGATGTCGTCAAATGGACGCTGTTCGCGCTGCTGAATGCCGAGGAGCTCGGCATCACGCAGAAGAATGTTGATGACATGGCGAAATCGGACAAGCCGGAGTTGAAGCGCGTGTTCGGCACCGACGGCAATCTCGGCGAGACGCTCGGCCTGACCAAGGACTGGGTGGCGCGCATCGTGAAGGCGACCGGCAATTATGGCGAGGTGTTCGACCGCAACATCGGCGCCGGCTCCAAGCTCGGCATCGCCCGCGGCCTCAACGCGCTGTGGAACAAGGGCGGCATCCAGTACGCCCCGCCGATCCGCTGA
- the metC gene encoding cystathionine beta-lyase has product MMASNDNHGTASLAIETELVTAGRDTVSQKGFVNPPVVRGSTVLYPSAEALHAHRGEFQYGRHGTPTTKALQEALMALEGPSCAGVGLVPSGLSAISTTLLSVLKSGDHLLVSDSAYRPTRNFCNGMLKRLGIETSYFDPLIGAGIKELLKPNTRVVMVEAPGSQSFEMPDVPLIAGIAHAHGALVIDDNTWATPLYHRSLEQGVDISIQAATKYIGGHSDIMFGTISANARAWPLVDEGIKLLGVCAGPDDVFLALRGLRTMAVRLAHHQRSGLEMAQWLATRPEVLAVLHPALPSHPGHAIWQRDFTGASGLFSITLKPVSQAAVDALLDTVKLFGMGYSWGGFESLVIPFDCATYRTATEWAPGGPALRLHIGLESTDDLKADLERGFAALRAAAR; this is encoded by the coding sequence ATGATGGCTTCAAACGACAATCACGGCACCGCTTCCCTCGCCATCGAGACCGAACTGGTCACCGCCGGTCGCGACACCGTGTCGCAAAAGGGCTTCGTCAACCCGCCAGTGGTGCGCGGCTCGACCGTGCTGTACCCGAGCGCCGAGGCGCTGCATGCCCATCGCGGCGAGTTCCAGTACGGCCGCCATGGCACGCCGACCACCAAGGCGCTGCAGGAAGCCCTGATGGCGCTGGAAGGCCCGAGCTGCGCCGGCGTCGGCCTGGTGCCGTCCGGCCTGTCGGCGATCTCCACCACCCTCCTCTCGGTACTCAAATCCGGCGATCACCTGCTGGTCAGCGACAGCGCCTACCGGCCGACCCGCAATTTCTGCAACGGCATGTTGAAGCGGCTCGGCATCGAAACCAGCTATTTCGATCCGCTGATCGGCGCCGGCATCAAGGAGCTGCTGAAACCCAACACCCGCGTGGTGATGGTCGAGGCGCCGGGCTCGCAATCCTTCGAGATGCCCGACGTGCCCTTGATAGCCGGGATTGCCCACGCGCATGGCGCTCTCGTCATCGACGACAATACCTGGGCGACGCCGCTGTACCATCGTTCGCTCGAACAGGGCGTCGACATCAGCATCCAGGCCGCCACCAAATATATCGGCGGCCATTCCGACATCATGTTCGGCACCATCTCGGCCAACGCCCGCGCCTGGCCGCTGGTCGACGAAGGCATCAAGCTGCTCGGCGTCTGCGCCGGGCCGGACGACGTATTCCTGGCGCTGCGCGGCCTGCGCACGATGGCGGTGCGGCTGGCGCATCACCAGCGCTCCGGACTCGAGATGGCGCAGTGGCTGGCGACACGGCCGGAAGTGCTCGCCGTGCTGCATCCGGCGTTGCCGAGCCATCCCGGACACGCCATCTGGCAGCGCGATTTCACCGGTGCCTCCGGGCTGTTCAGCATTACCCTGAAGCCGGTGTCTCAGGCGGCCGTCGATGCGTTGCTCGACACCGTCAAACTGTTCGGCATGGGCTATTCGTGGGGTGGCTTCGAAAGCCTGGTGATCCCGTTCGACTGCGCGACCTATCGCACCGCAACCGAATGGGCGCCGGGCGGCCCGGCGCTGCGGCTGCATATCGGGCTGGAAAGCACGGACGATCTCAAGGCCGACCTGGAACGCGGCTTCGCCGCGCTCCGCGCGGCTGCGCGCTGA
- a CDS encoding autotransporter domain-containing protein, with amino-acid sequence MTLAPNAAQILATRSIGASGVGASAYEAASSPVNVPRAAAGLPSTFLQTWNLDLIQAQAAYNRGFTGQGVTVAVGDSGFDVTNAALVNKMNIALGRNYLVQAGGTYNPAELTPQVATETDIHGSHVAGIIAAAKVAGVDMHGVAYDSNIIPIRTIVARGANYTYGPGIDPNAAPLDYVASLRDVMTYNASYGPNAPDAPQTVWSLGTGPNETEARAVLNVLKAGKIIVAATGNDRKDHPIAAKNPSGMALYPYIQPAHAATGVYDDGGTGLDLALYQQQAGLIIGVMSVASTKAPAWYSNYCGVTASWCVAAPGGDDGVGQMVYSTVPNNTYGFAQGTSMAAPTVSGALAVLIQANPTYNAQDLARLLFSTTEDLGAAGLDAIFGYGLIRLDRATDGPTALAANANVAVAADTTAYWSRLLTTQGDFTKSGDGILTIAGRTNAGGNVFAAMGTLAVDGTLGLTVGKTLNVAQPATLAGFGTVNGNSFIAGTLSPGKMANIGDLVANNVVAPGTVLAGNSVGSLTFNGNVTLASTATTRIDIDGTLNVPGGPGTYDRIYVTGAGNVFWAAGTLTPVLRGSVGTVSNYTPAIGTDFAFVQATGGARTAGTFASLIQPTSGLPANGRFDLIYGTTAITLTVTPASFSGLANVDQLGAGSRSVAAILDSERAGAGAMPTANEKALFDALYNLDTEAQFDKALSQLGGPGQPAVSSAPLQAFAGFLGAVGDRQDTLALGGQQGQNGAAQSFAMSYAGRNVMSAETAASNAFASLTPAENPQDGWSVWGQGFGRSSRVGDSGELAGSKAVSGGFTVGADRVFANNLIAGGAFGFARTSATSTDIRGTSDTYAGAAYASWTPGAAVVDFRIAAGPSQISTTRQIMLTSSALQGSTNGIGLGTSLEAGYRIALAPDVSLKPFAGVSWQGFRRDGYSESQLPFGLVYAAQTYDKLTTTAGLAASARLRTSDGATLMPELKLGWGYDLRDTTLVSSAALLDESFSVSAAQPGRNAALVGAKISGWRSENFRLFAAYNGEFRGNAESHQLSGGARLSW; translated from the coding sequence ATGACACTGGCGCCGAACGCCGCCCAGATCCTGGCAACAAGAAGCATCGGCGCCTCGGGCGTCGGTGCGAGCGCCTATGAGGCGGCGTCCAGCCCCGTGAACGTGCCGCGCGCGGCGGCGGGTTTGCCGTCCACCTTTCTGCAGACATGGAATCTGGATCTGATTCAGGCCCAGGCCGCCTACAACCGCGGCTTCACCGGCCAGGGCGTGACCGTCGCTGTTGGCGACAGTGGATTTGACGTTACCAACGCCGCGCTCGTCAACAAGATGAACATTGCGCTGGGACGGAACTATCTCGTTCAGGCCGGCGGCACCTATAATCCCGCGGAGCTTACCCCGCAGGTCGCCACCGAGACCGACATCCATGGCTCGCACGTGGCGGGCATCATCGCCGCGGCGAAGGTTGCCGGCGTCGATATGCATGGCGTGGCCTACGACAGCAACATCATTCCGATCCGCACCATCGTGGCGCGTGGCGCAAACTACACTTACGGGCCTGGCATCGATCCCAACGCCGCGCCGCTGGATTACGTCGCATCGCTGCGCGACGTGATGACCTATAATGCCAGCTATGGACCCAACGCTCCCGACGCGCCGCAAACCGTGTGGTCGCTGGGCACCGGTCCGAACGAGACCGAAGCCCGTGCGGTTCTCAACGTTCTGAAGGCCGGCAAGATCATCGTGGCGGCGACCGGCAACGATCGCAAGGATCACCCGATCGCTGCGAAAAACCCGAGCGGCATGGCGCTTTATCCCTACATTCAGCCTGCGCACGCCGCGACAGGCGTCTATGACGATGGCGGCACCGGTCTCGATCTGGCGCTTTATCAGCAACAGGCCGGCCTGATCATCGGCGTGATGTCTGTCGCCAGCACCAAGGCGCCAGCCTGGTATTCGAACTATTGCGGCGTGACGGCGAGCTGGTGCGTGGCAGCGCCGGGCGGCGACGATGGCGTCGGGCAGATGGTGTATTCGACCGTTCCCAACAACACCTACGGTTTCGCGCAAGGCACCTCGATGGCGGCGCCGACGGTGTCCGGCGCGCTGGCGGTGCTGATCCAGGCCAATCCGACCTATAACGCGCAGGACCTGGCCCGCTTGCTATTCTCGACCACCGAAGATCTCGGCGCTGCCGGTCTCGACGCCATCTTCGGTTACGGCCTGATCCGGCTCGACCGGGCGACGGACGGTCCGACGGCACTCGCCGCCAATGCCAATGTCGCAGTCGCCGCCGACACCACTGCTTACTGGAGTCGATTGCTGACGACGCAAGGCGACTTCACCAAGTCCGGCGACGGCATTCTGACGATCGCCGGCCGCACCAATGCCGGTGGCAACGTGTTCGCAGCGATGGGCACGCTTGCCGTCGACGGCACGCTGGGCCTGACGGTCGGCAAGACGCTGAACGTCGCGCAACCCGCGACGCTGGCCGGCTTCGGTACCGTGAACGGCAACAGTTTCATCGCCGGCACATTGTCGCCGGGCAAGATGGCCAACATCGGTGACCTCGTCGCCAACAATGTGGTCGCGCCCGGCACCGTGCTGGCCGGCAATTCGGTGGGTTCGCTGACTTTCAACGGCAATGTCACGCTGGCCTCGACCGCCACGACCAGGATCGATATCGACGGTACCCTGAATGTGCCGGGCGGGCCGGGCACCTATGACAGGATCTACGTCACCGGGGCCGGCAACGTATTCTGGGCGGCCGGGACCTTGACGCCGGTGCTACGCGGCAGCGTCGGCACCGTCAGCAATTACACGCCAGCGATCGGCACTGATTTCGCCTTCGTGCAGGCCACCGGTGGCGCCCGCACCGCCGGCACCTTTGCGTCGCTGATCCAGCCGACCTCCGGCCTGCCGGCCAATGGTCGCTTTGATCTTATCTACGGGACCACCGCGATCACGCTCACGGTGACGCCCGCCAGCTTCTCTGGACTGGCCAATGTCGATCAGCTCGGCGCGGGTTCGCGGTCGGTCGCGGCCATTCTCGACAGTGAGCGCGCCGGCGCAGGCGCGATGCCGACGGCGAACGAAAAGGCCCTGTTCGACGCGTTGTATAATCTCGACACCGAGGCGCAATTCGACAAGGCGCTGTCGCAGCTCGGCGGCCCCGGCCAGCCGGCGGTTTCGAGCGCGCCGTTGCAGGCCTTTGCCGGCTTCCTCGGCGCGGTCGGCGACCGCCAGGATACGCTCGCGCTGGGCGGCCAGCAGGGCCAGAACGGCGCTGCGCAGTCCTTCGCAATGTCCTATGCCGGCCGCAATGTGATGAGCGCCGAGACGGCCGCCAGCAATGCCTTCGCCAGCCTGACGCCGGCGGAGAACCCGCAGGACGGCTGGAGCGTTTGGGGGCAGGGCTTTGGACGCAGCAGCCGGGTCGGGGATTCCGGCGAACTGGCCGGCTCCAAGGCGGTCAGCGGCGGCTTTACCGTCGGCGCCGATCGCGTCTTCGCCAACAACCTGATCGCCGGCGGCGCGTTCGGTTTCGCGCGGACGTCGGCGACCTCGACCGACATTCGCGGGACCTCCGACACCTATGCCGGCGCCGCCTATGCGAGCTGGACGCCGGGCGCAGCCGTGGTGGATTTCCGTATCGCCGCCGGTCCCAGCCAGATCTCGACCACCCGCCAGATCATGCTGACGAGCTCCGCCCTGCAGGGCAGCACCAACGGCATCGGTCTCGGCACCTCGCTGGAAGCCGGCTACCGGATCGCACTGGCACCGGACGTATCGCTGAAGCCGTTTGCCGGTGTCAGCTGGCAGGGCTTCCGGCGCGACGGCTACAGCGAAAGCCAGTTGCCGTTTGGCCTCGTCTACGCCGCGCAAACCTACGACAAGCTGACCACCACGGCCGGTCTGGCCGCCAGCGCGCGGCTGCGCACGTCCGATGGTGCCACGCTGATGCCGGAACTGAAGCTCGGCTGGGGCTATGACCTGCGCGATACCACGCTGGTCAGCAGCGCCGCCCTGCTGGATGAAAGCTTCAGCGTTTCAGCCGCGCAGCCGGGCCGCAACGCCGCACTGGTTGGCGCCAAGATCTCCGGCTGGCGGAGCGAAAACTTCCGGCTGTTCGCCGCCTATAATGGCGAATTCCGCGGCAATGCCGAGAGCCACCAGCTCTCCGGCGGGGCGCGGTTGAGCTGGTAG
- a CDS encoding helix-turn-helix domain-containing protein, with protein MSSLPRLYYVTTGLDAANAFETWSAVISPLFEPRACGPSRKTPTGSASGVIVGQIIIAKVIFNAQDFIREAQRISATPGHILLHLYLSGGFNGTVSGHKTAIGPGKVAIIDLAYPIETRAFASTTLSLIVPRKLLGDGALENLKPRLDPFRNDLPAAHIQGLHERGAQLREDDIAATVADTVAFLKRLLAPAPDDSLVEQRNADANVLALMEAVIRDNLALPELSPEWLALELEISRASLYRLFASHGGIMRYVQERRLLAVQAALSDPLETRRLSRLAADLGFKSEAHFSRSFRARFGITASRYRKTQIDASATIQLTSPDVVRQWWMNVAERSEQAAAS; from the coding sequence ATGTCCAGCCTTCCGCGACTTTATTACGTCACCACCGGGCTGGACGCGGCGAACGCCTTTGAGACCTGGAGCGCGGTGATCTCACCGTTATTTGAGCCGCGTGCATGCGGCCCCTCCAGGAAAACCCCGACGGGGTCGGCGTCAGGTGTGATTGTTGGCCAGATCATCATCGCCAAGGTGATCTTCAACGCGCAGGATTTCATCCGGGAGGCGCAGCGAATCAGTGCGACCCCGGGCCACATCTTGCTGCATCTTTATTTGAGCGGCGGCTTCAACGGCACCGTCTCCGGGCACAAGACGGCGATCGGCCCCGGCAAGGTCGCGATCATCGATCTGGCCTACCCGATCGAAACCCGGGCTTTTGCATCCACCACCCTGTCGCTGATCGTGCCCCGCAAGCTGCTGGGCGACGGAGCGCTGGAAAACCTGAAACCGCGCCTTGATCCGTTCCGCAACGACCTGCCGGCGGCGCATATTCAGGGGCTCCATGAACGCGGCGCCCAGTTGCGCGAAGACGATATTGCAGCAACGGTCGCGGACACCGTGGCCTTCCTTAAAAGACTGCTCGCGCCGGCTCCGGACGATTCGCTGGTCGAACAGAGGAATGCCGATGCCAACGTGCTGGCGCTGATGGAAGCCGTGATACGCGACAATCTGGCGCTGCCGGAATTGTCGCCGGAATGGCTGGCGCTGGAGCTCGAAATTTCGCGCGCCTCGCTGTATCGACTGTTTGCCAGTCACGGCGGCATCATGCGCTATGTCCAGGAGCGACGGCTGCTCGCCGTCCAGGCCGCGCTCAGCGATCCGCTCGAGACGCGCCGGCTGTCGCGGCTTGCTGCCGATCTCGGCTTCAAGAGCGAGGCGCATTTCAGCCGCAGCTTCCGTGCCCGGTTCGGCATCACCGCGAGCCGCTATCGCAAGACGCAGATCGATGCCTCCGCGACGATCCAGCTCACCAGCCCGGACGTGGTCCGGCAGTGGTGGATGAACGTCGCCGAACGCAGCGAGCAAGCCGCCGCAAGCTGA
- a CDS encoding lipid-A-disaccharide synthase N-terminal domain-containing protein, protein MLIQYGQELGDYLYDVFVAKFDFWLAFGLVAQLLFTARFLVQWISSERAGASVVPMAFWFFSMAGGLMTLVYGIAKREPVIILGQAFATVIYVRNIMLIIKNHAKGSKTLDS, encoded by the coding sequence ATGCTGATTCAATATGGCCAAGAGCTGGGCGACTATCTCTACGATGTGTTTGTCGCCAAGTTCGATTTCTGGCTCGCCTTCGGCTTGGTGGCGCAATTGCTGTTCACCGCGCGGTTCCTGGTGCAGTGGATCTCCAGCGAGCGCGCAGGCGCCAGCGTGGTTCCGATGGCGTTCTGGTTCTTCTCGATGGCCGGCGGGTTGATGACGCTGGTGTACGGCATCGCCAAGCGCGAGCCGGTGATTATCCTCGGCCAGGCGTTCGCCACTGTCATCTACGTCCGCAATATCATGCTGATCATCAAGAACCACGCCAAGGGTTCGAAGACGCTGGACAGCTGA
- a CDS encoding glycosyltransferase family 2 protein, translating into MSSFDTIPVDVSIVVPVRNEQDNVAPVIAEIGAALDGRFAYEIIYVNDGSTDATPQRLVELMRARANLRRIDHAVSSGQSAAVRSGVRAARGAIVATLDGDGQNNPAFLPDLIAAVQAGAGRVGLAAGQRVGRKDTGFKKMQSKIANRVRSAVLSDGTRDTGCGLKAFRRDVFLSMPYFDGLHRFLPALVRREGFEIAYVDVIDRPRHSGISNYGFFDRLWIGIMDLAGVWWLIRRKRPTPVATEYK; encoded by the coding sequence TTGTCGTCTTTTGACACCATTCCCGTCGATGTCTCGATCGTCGTTCCGGTTCGTAACGAGCAGGACAATGTCGCGCCCGTGATCGCAGAGATCGGCGCGGCGCTCGACGGCCGCTTTGCCTATGAGATCATCTACGTCAATGACGGCTCGACCGACGCTACGCCGCAGCGGCTCGTCGAATTGATGCGAGCGCGCGCCAATCTGCGCCGCATCGACCATGCCGTCTCGTCGGGCCAGTCGGCGGCGGTGCGCAGCGGCGTCCGCGCCGCGCGCGGCGCCATCGTCGCAACGCTGGATGGCGACGGCCAGAACAATCCGGCGTTTCTGCCGGATTTGATCGCCGCCGTGCAGGCCGGGGCAGGCCGGGTCGGCCTCGCCGCCGGCCAGCGCGTCGGTCGCAAGGACACCGGTTTCAAGAAGATGCAGTCGAAGATCGCCAACCGGGTGCGCAGCGCGGTGCTTAGCGACGGCACCCGCGACACCGGCTGTGGCCTGAAGGCGTTCCGCCGCGACGTGTTTCTGTCGATGCCATATTTCGATGGCCTGCACCGCTTTTTGCCCGCACTGGTGCGCCGCGAGGGTTTCGAGATCGCCTATGTCGATGTGATCGACCGGCCCCGCCATTCCGGGATTTCGAATTACGGCTTCTTCGATCGGTTGTGGATCGGCATCATGGACCTCGCCGGCGTGTGGTGGTTGATCCGCCGCAAGCGCCCGACGCCGGTCGCAACCGAGTACAAATAA